The following are encoded in a window of Diorhabda sublineata isolate icDioSubl1.1 chromosome 3, icDioSubl1.1, whole genome shotgun sequence genomic DNA:
- the LOC130442077 gene encoding choline transporter-like protein 1: MGEGLSKAVQPEDLAVFKKLPANHNLLENIQIPEKPENRRPTDRKFLIVFIVIVLLLFPFLIYTLVNSDWDRIRGYDQCGNVCGENNTKYKEWPCTGKDETHNVYLQIDTTDDTKTFQELLFYPRKCVRRCDYDYHLSFGKCFKDKSDSSRYPRDVDGVSEKVGSKSVSEYLNKVAWRIVLACALSLAVGIGMLVLFKVATAAVVWGMIGGVLIFGGIVTGLMWYGYFTADKWNQKDPNSKKMLLFFAIFLTVVLLILFCITVFMFRKIQLIIQLFKETTKATFAMPALIFVPVLTFLVELIILVLLIITTSLIYTSGILTEIAPEYLAYKSNVVMQITLILNIIVAFWATQFVIGVQYMIIAGAIAKWYWAKNKNFLDSPIGTSAKVAFKFHLGSVAFGSLIITIIAIIRSILQSLTKNKAVKAVVDACIGALESFLKFLSKNAYILIAMHGKPFYKSGKRAAKIIFQNAVSIVSINYVGDFILGMAHLLVILISMMITVGIMTGADTEYSFIVYLIVFLVSLFVAMTCFSTFETAIDTIFLCFCEDSLLNDGMARPYAMSRDLMEFVENSKKLYGEKKE, from the exons ATGGGAGAAGGTCTCAGTAAAGCTGTCCAACCGGAGGAT ttggCTGTATTCAAAAAATTACCAGCGAATCATAATTTGCTGGAAAACATCCAAATTCCAGAAAAGCCCGAAAATAGAAGACCAACTGATCGAAAGTTTCTCATTGTATTTATAGTAATAGTATTACTACTA TTTCCATTTTTGATATATACTTTAGTGAATTCAGACTGGGACCGAATTAGAGGATACGATCAATGCGGAAATGTTTGTGGCGAAAACAATACTAAATATAAAGAATGGCCTTGCACAGGAAAAGATGAAACCCATAATGT GTACTTGCAAATTGACACTACCGATGATACCAAAACTTTCCAAGAACTTCTATTTTATCCTAGAAAATGCGTTCGCAGATGTGATTACGACTA cCACCTGTCATTTGGGAAATGTTTCAAAGACAAAAGTGATTCATCAAGATATCCAAGAGATGTAGATGGCGTATCAGAAAAGGTTGGCTCTAAAAGCGTATCCGAATATCTGAATAAAGTAGCCTGGAGGATTGTTTTGGCATGTGCTTTATCTCTGG CTGTTGGAATAGGAATGTTGGTTCTTTTTAAAGTTGCTACAGCGGCTGTGGTTTGGGGAATGATAGGAGGTGTTCTTATCTTTGGTGGCATAGTTACAGGGTTAATGTG GTATGGATACTTCACTGCTGACAAATGGAATCAGAAAGAtccaaattccaaaaaaatgcTATTATTTTTTGCGATTTTCCTCACAGTTGTCTTACTGATTCTTTTCTGCATCACTGTATTTATGTTCAGGAAGattcaattaattattcaattatttaaagaaacCACTAAAGCAACTTTTGCTATGCCTGCACTGATATTTGTTCCCGTACTT ACATTCTTAGTGGAACTAATAATACTAGTACTATTAATAATAACGACATCATTGATTTATACATCCGGTATATTAACAGAGATAGCTCCAGAATATTTAGCTTACAAATCAAATGTAGTAATGCAAATTACATTGATCTTAAACATCATAGTTGCATTCTGGGCTACGCAGTTCGTTATTGGCGTTCAATATATGATCATTGCTGGAGCAATAGCAAAATGGTATTGGGCAAA GAACAAGAACTTTTTGGACAGTCCCATTGGTACAAGTGCGAAGGTTgctttcaaatttcatttaggCAGTGTCGCATTTGGATCATTGATCATAACTATTATTGCCATCATCCGATCTATTTTACAATCTCTTACTAAAAACAAAGCTGTCAAAGCTGTTGTGGATGCTTGTATTGGGGCTCTTGAAAGTTTTCTCAAGTTCTTATCGAAGAATGCATATATTTTGATTG cTATGCATGGTAAACCCTTCTATAAATCTGGTAAAAGAGCAGCTaagatcatttttcaaaatgctGTTAGCATAGTATCCATTAATTATGTTGGTGACTTTATTTTGGGAATGGCACATCTGTTGGTCATATTGATTTCTATGATGATCACTGTTGGAATTATGACT gGCGCAGACACAGAATATTCCTTCATTGTATACCTAATCGTATTTTTAGTTTCACTGTTTGTTGCAATGACTTGTTTCTCAACATTTGAG ACTGCTATTGACACAATCTTCCTTTGCTTTTGTGAAGATAGTCTTCTAAATGATGGCATGGCCCGTCCGTATGCCATGTCACGGGATCTTATGGAATTCGTAGAGAATTCAAAGAAACTGTACGGagagaaaaaagaataa